The Apium graveolens cultivar Ventura chromosome 11, ASM990537v1, whole genome shotgun sequence genome has a window encoding:
- the LOC141695359 gene encoding secreted RxLR effector protein 161-like has product MDMGLFYSKDSKVELVSYADERYRFDPHKGRSQTGYIFTYGETAISLRSTKQILAATSSNHVELLALHETSRECVWLRSLVHRIRESCDISVNKGSPNVLFEGNEACITQTKEGYIKEDRTKYIDPKFFFTHEL; this is encoded by the coding sequence ATGGATATGGGTTTATTTTATTCTAAAGACTCAAAAGTGGAATTAGTTAGTTATGCAGATGAAAGATATCGGTTTGATCCACACAAAGGAAGATCACAAACAGGTTATATATTCACATATGGCGAGACTGCAATATCTTTGCGATCGACAAAACAGATTCTTGCAGCAACTTCTTCGAATCATGTTGAGTTGTTAGCACTTCATGAAACAAGTCGAGAATGTGTATGGTTAAGATCTCTAGTCCATCGTATTCGAGAATCATGTGATATTTCAGTTAATAAAGGAAGTCCTAATGTTCTTTTTGAAGGTAATGAAGCATGTATCACTCAGACCAAGGAAGGCTACATTAAAGAAGATCGGACAAAGTACATTGATCCAAAATTCTTCTTCACTCATGAACTTTAG
- the LOC141698120 gene encoding uncharacterized protein LOC141698120: MVMEKGSSQSNLDCFLNCTTPVAPSQFLPKSEIMKLNSLWHPWERDNVEFFTLSDLWNCYDEWSAYGAGVPISLDNGDNVVQYYVPYLSAIQIFTSNLSLNSLRDDTDSVSGTRDSFSDSFSDESESEKLSRWDGCSSEEGFEQEFLWHHNNRLGNLYFQHFESSTPYGRVPLMDKITELAERYPGLMSLRSVDLSPASWLAVAWYPIYHIPMGRTLKELSTCFLTYHTLSSSFQDLDLEDEMWSTKRKQKNGKGISLAPFGAVTYKMQEHVWASSKSSRDQDKLNSLQSVADSWLKQLRVQHHDFNFFTRNRHA, translated from the exons ATGGTTATGGAGAAAGGATCATCACAATCAAACCTGGATTGTTTTCTTAATTGCACAACACCTGTAGCGCCATCTCAATTTCTACCCAAG AGTGAGATTATGAAGCTGAATAGTCTTTGGCATCCATGGGAGAGAGATAATGTGGAGTTTTTTACCTTGAGTGATCTTTGGAATTGTTATGATGAATGGAGTGCTTATGGCGCTGGAGTCCCGATTAGTTTGGATAATGGAGATAATGTTGTCCAGTACTATGTGCCTTATCTCTCTGCAATTCAGATTTTTACCAGCAATCTGTCTTTAAACTCTTTGCG GGATGATACCGATTCAGTGAGTGGGACGAGGGACTCTTTTAGCGATTCATTCAGTGATGAAAGTGAGAGTGAAAAGCTGTCAAGATGGGATGGGTGTTCCTCTGAGGAGGGCTTTGAACAAGAGTTCCTCTGGCATCATAATAATAGATTGGGGAACCTTTATTTTCAACACTTCGAGAGCTCAACTCCTTATGGAAGGGTTCCTCTCATGGATAAG ATAACTGAATTAGCGGAAAGGTACCCAGGATTAATGTCCTTAAGGAGTGTGGATCTCTCACCGGCTAGTTGGCTCGCAGTGGCATG GTATCCAATTTATCACATTCCCATGGGAAGAACCTTAAAGGAACTATCAACATGTTTCCTCACATATCACACCCTCTCATCTTCATTTCAAG ATTTAGATCTTGAAGATGAAATGTGGAGTACCAAAAGGAAGCAAAAAAATGGGAAAGGAATCTCTCTCGCCCCTTTTGGGGCAGTCACGTATAAGATGCAAGAACATGTGTGGGCCTCCAGCAAGAGTAGCCGTGATCAAGATAAATTGAACTCGCTTCAGAGTGTAGCAGATTCTTGGCTTAAACAATTGAGGGTACAACACCACGACTTCAACTTCTTCACCAGGAATCGTCATGCCTGA